The DNA segment AACAGTGATTCAACATTTTTTAGTATTGTTAAACCCTTGTCACTCAACAATATTTTATATTTTTGACCGTTTCAAAGAAGTTTGTAAAAATAACAAGTTCATTTTTAACTTACTTTAAATAGATAATCAAATAATAAAATTAAATGATTAACATCAAAAAAATATTGGTTTCGTCGGCAATTGCAGTTTCTTCTTTTGCATTTAGTCAAGGAACCTATGTATCTTCAAATTATCCTCAATCATACGAAAGCCAAAATTCAAATAAATATTCAGAGTCTTCCGAAAAATTACTCAGTGCCAAAGAGCTTTTAGATATTAATCTGAATGCAATGGTGAACGATCCTGTTCTTCGAAATGCAAATTGGGGTTTTGTAGTGTATGATCCGAAAACTAAGAAAATCATTAGTTCCTATAATGAACAGGCCTCACTGATTCCCGCTTCTACAACCAAATTGTTGACCACAGAAACCGCGATGAATCTTTTAGGAGAGCGCTTTAAGTGGATTACTCAACTCGAATATTCTGGCAACATCGACCATGACGGAAATCTAGAAGGTAATCTTTATATTGTTGGAAGTGGCGATCCCTCTTTGGGAACTAATAAAGCAGGAGCCTATTCTTATCGGGAAATTGTTTCTGATTTTGTAACTGCGATAGCAGAGAAAGGAATCAAAAAAATAAAAGGGGATATCATTATTCAAACGGGGGTATTTAAAGCAAATAAATCCCAGAGATTACCGGAGAATATTGTTTGGTTAGAAAATGGTAATTATTATCTGCCGGCAGGGACGACCTATGAAATTAATCCACAGAATGAAAAACTGATTGCAAAAAAATCAAATCCTTTTTCGGAAAGTAAAAATTATTATTACATTTCACCTTATGTGAACCAAATGGTGTACGCGGATGAATTTAAAGGAGGGTATCTGACCACAAAATTACCGGACGCACCTTCTTATTTAGCCAATACTTTGCGGGCAACGATGATTAAAAGTGGTTTGCCTATTTCAGGAAAGGTAGTAACTAAGTTAACTGAAGTTCAACCCGAACCCAGAGAGTTCATTACCTCTTATCAATCTCCGGCGTTATCAGAGATTATCATGTATACCAATCAGCATAGTGATAATGCTTTAGCAGAAGCAACCTTGAGAATGGTTGGATTTCAAAAATACGGAGACCAAACAATTGAGGCAGGTAGAAATGCGGTAATGAATCATCTAAAGACAGCGTCTTTCGAAACAGATGGTCTTAATTATTATGATGGTAGCGGATTATCTAGAAATAACGTGGTTACTCCCATAGCACAAGCAAAGTTTCTTTCGAACTTGATGCAGGAAAAATATTTTAATTCTTTTTTTGAAAGTTTACCAATTGGCGGACAGACAGGAACTTTAAAAAGAATGTTTAATACGACAGGTTATGGACAAATTAATGCAAAAACCGGAACTTTAAATAAAGTGAAAACTTTGGCTGGGTATATGAAAACCAATTCCGGGAAAACTTTAGTGTTTTCTTTATTGATTAATAATTATGCAGGTTCTGTTGATATGGTAAAAGCAAGAATGGAACGAATTCTCGAACCAGCATTAAATCTGTAGAAATTCACGGTCTTAAATAACAAACCTTTCAATTTTAATTGGAAGGTTTTTTTATATCTTTATCGCTAAAACATTAAACGATGAAAAAAATTTATGTCTTGTTGATGCTGAGTGTCTTAACACAGGTATTCGCACAAAATGAAGAGGCAGAAAGAAAAAGTATGATCAATAATGAAAGTCGGCAATATGCAAAAATGATTGACTTCAATGTCAATCCCAATACTTTAAATTATGATCTTAAATACCAGAGATTAGATTTGGATTTAGATCCAGCTCAACATTTCGTGAGTGGAACAGTAACAAGTCATTTTATTCCAAACGCAAATCTATCCAGGATGTACTTTGATTTTTCCAATGTTCTTGTGGTTTCGGAGGTGATATATCAAGGATCCAAATTAAGTTTTGAGCAGTTACCATCCAAAGAACTTAAAATAGATTTCTCATCCACTCTTACTGCAGCTACGTTGGATTCTTTATCAATCAAATATTCGGGTTCGCCTGATACTTCTGGTAGTGCTGGTGATGCTTTTACGGTCTCTACACAAGGTGGGACACCAGTTTTATTTACTCTTTCCGAACCTTATGGTGCCCAGGAATGGTTTCCAACAAAGCAGAGTATGAATGATAAAATAGATAAAGTAGATATCAAGATTACCACGCCTTCTCAATATAACGTTGCTTCTAACGGTAAATTGTTTTCTGAAACGATATTACCGGGAAATAAAAAATTGACATTTTGGCAAACTAACTATCCAATTTCAGCTTATTTAGTTGCTTTGGGAATTACGAATTATACTAAATTTAATGATACGATGGGAACGCCACCTTTCCCATTTGTGAATTATGTGTATCCGTCTACGGCAGCCAACTCAGCAACGATGGCGACCATCAATTGGACGAAGGATATAATGGATGTCTTTGAGCAGTATTTTGGTGCTTACCCTTACAGAAATGAAAAATATGGGCACATGCAATTTGGCTGGGGTGGTGGAATGGAGCATTCTACAATGTCGTCCATGGGAGGATTTAGTAAATCGCTTATCGCTCATGAACTTGCCCATCAATGGTTTGGAGATAAGGTAACCACTGGATCGTGGAATGATATATGGCTCAATGAAGGTTTTTCAACTTTCGGAGCTCATCTTGCCAATGAAAAGTTATTGATGACTAATACCCAGTTTATGTCTTTCCTTTCAAATGAAATTACTCTTGTTACCAGCAATGCTGGGGGAAGCGTGTACGTTTCAGATGCTAATTTAGGAAATACAAATGCTATTTTTAGCAGCAGATTGTCTTATTCTAAAGGGGGTTATGTGGTACGAATGTTGAAATGGATTTTAGGTGATGCTGCTTTTTATCAAGCCGTAAAAGAGTATCATTCAAGACCAAATCTTGCATACAGTTATGTAACAACAAATGATTTAAAAAATTCTCTGTTATTGAGCACAGGAAAGGATTTTACCGAATTTTTTAATGATTGGATCTATGGTGAAGGATATCCAACTTACCAGATAAAATGGAACCAGACACCAGATAAAATTTTAAGATTTAACATAGGCCAAACCCAAAGTCATTCGTCGGTGAATTTCTATGAAATGCCATTGCCAATTAAGGTTACCGGAACCAATAACGAAATTGCTTATCTGGTTTTAGATCATACCACCAATAATCAGGTGTTCGCGAAACCACTGACTTTTAATGTGGCTTCGATTCAGTTTAATTATGAAAATCAAATTCTTACAAAAAATGCAAATGTTGTAAAAGATCCTTCTATCCTTTCGACTGGTGATGTTGCTAAGAATACTTTCAAAATTTACCCTAATCCAGTTAAAGAACAACTTTCTGTAAACGGAATAAATAAAGATGAACCTTTCGAAATTTTCAGTGTAGATGGAAAGATGGTAAAATCAGGACTTCTTTCAGTTAAAAAATCAATTAATGTGAACAGTCTTCCAAAAGGAGTTTACTTTTTGAAAATTACGGAGAGAAATTTGAAATTTATTAAAGAATAGTAAACTCAAAGGTAACATAACTTTGAAACAGCAAAAAAATAAAAGCCTTCCGAAAGAGGGCTTTTTTTCTTAAATTAGCCATTCAAAATAAAAAATTATGATATCTACCAAATACCTGGAGAATTTACAGAACGAACTTCAAAATATTAAGAATGATGGCCTCTATAAAACAGAAAGAATTATCACTTCGCAGCAGTCTGCTGTCATTGAAGCAAATGGTAAAACACTTTTGAATTTCTGTGCCAATAATTATTTAGGTTTATCAAATAATAAAGAGGTGATGAAAGCTTCCCAAGACATGATTGAAAGTCATGGATACGGAATGTCTTCCGTACGTTTTATCTGTGGAACTCAGGATATTCATAAAGATTTGGAAGCTAAAATATCTAAATTCCTAGGTTTAGAGGATACTATTCTATACGCTGCCTGTTTTGATGCGAACGGTGGAGTTTTCGAACCATTGTTTACCGATCAGGATGCGATTATCTCCGATGAATTAAATCATGCTTCAATCATTGATGGAGTGCGTTTATGTAAGGCAGCACGATACCGTTACAAGAATAATAATATGGCCGATTTGGAAGAACAGCTCATTGAAGCTTCCAAAAAAGACCACCGATTTAAAATCATCGTTACAGATGGTGTATTCTCAATGGACGGGATTGTCGCAGACTTAAAAGGTGTTTGCGATTTGGCAGATAAATATGATTGTTTGGTAATGGTTGATGATTCGCACGCAACAGGATTTATTGGTAAAACGGGAAGAGGAACACATGAAGCCAATGAAGTAATGGGCAGAGTAGATATTATCACCTCCACTTTAGGAAAAGCTTTAGGAGGTGCGCTTGGAGGATTTACTTCTGGGAAGAAAGAAATTATTGATATGTTGAGACAACGTTCAAGACCTTATTTATTTTCGAATTCCTTAGCTCCTGGTATTGTGGGTGCAGCGATTAAAGTTTTGGATATGATTTCCGACGATACTTCTTTGAGAGATCAAGTGATGCAAAATGCAGAATATTTTAGAAAAGAAATGAAAGCCAAAGGTTTTGATATTCCAGACGGAGATGCAGCTATTGTTCCAGTCATGTTATACGATGCACCTCTCGCTCAAAAGATGGCAGAACACTTAATGGATGAAGGAATCTATGTAATCGGTTTTTTCTTCCCGGTAGTGCCAAAAGGAAAAGCAAGAATCAGAGTTCAGCTTTCTGCGGCGCATACTAAAGAACAGTTGGATAAAGCTATTGCAGCTTTTGAAAAAGTTGGGAAAGACTTAGGAGTAATTTAAATTACATGAAACGGAATTATCTTTTACTGCTTTTGATTTTTGGTATTACTTCTTGTAGTATCTCAAAAATTAATCAGTATGTAAAAGATGGTAAGGTGCAAAGAAGAGAGGGTAGATGGGTTGAGGAAAATTCATCAGAAGAAGGAATTTTTATTTCTAAAGGAAGGTATCGTGACGGTGAAAAGATAGGGATCTGGAGAACCAGCCTCAACGGAAATCGTTATCAGAGAGAAGCCTTCCGAAAAGATCTTATTAAAACCAAATTCTACTATCCTAATGGAAGAATAAAGGAAAAAGGACAGTCTAAAATGGAACGTGATGATGATTTTAGACATTGGTTTTACATGGGAGATTGGACGCATTATAATAAGAGCGGACAACTAATGTATATTAAAACTTATCATAAAGATAAAAAGGCGGATAGTGTCGCGGTTAGACAGTAGCTACTTATTCAATTTTATTGAAGGGAAAATTTTCAAAAACGTATTTCGTATTAAAAATGTTCAGTAAGCAGGAAGCACAGCAAATCAGAAAGGAATTCTGGATCGCGTTTGGAAAAAGCTTTCCTAGAAAGTGGATTTTATACAATACGAAAATCAAAGATTTCTCCTTTAAATTCAATGCTGATCCTAAAAAAGCGGAAGTTTCTCTAGATATAGAGATGACTGATGAACTTTATCGAAATGCTTATTTTGACAAAATCTGGTCTTTGGAATCTATTTTAGAAGAAGAGATTGGAGCAGTTCAGAAAGATGAATTTTATACTTTGGATAATGGAAAAGTGATTTCTAGATTTTGGGTAACCAAAGAAAATGTTTCCGTTTATAACAAAAGCACATGGTCAGATATATTTGCATTTTTTATAGAGAAAATGGAAGGCTTTGAAAGGGTGTTTTATGAATACGAAGATTTCATTAAAGATGTATAATCCCATTTATTGTTTCCTATTTGGTCAAAAAAAACCTTCAAGATCTAATTCTCGAAGGTTTTTCTTTTACTGAAATTTCTTTTTTCGCCACCAGTAGAAAATTCCGCCTAAGAGACCAATAATTAGAAGAGGAAATAACAGATTAAACCATTGCCAATTGCTTTTTTCATCATCAATTCTCTGTCGGTCAAGTAATCGAGCTTCTATATTTCTGTTCCTTAATTCCATTAAATTGGAATCATCCAGCAGGTAATCCAGCGCATTTCTAAGAAATTGTTCATTTCCGTATGCTTGTTTGGTGAGTAGATCTTCGCCCAATGGTAATGCTTTGCCCTTATAGATTTGATTTCTACCTACATCACCATCGGCAATAACAATCATTCTGTTGTTTGCACTTTGCGCCTTAAATTGAGGGTACATTTTTCGTTCGCTTCTTGCAACGTAGGCAGAATTAAATTTCCCCTCTAAACTAACTGCAAAAATTTTAGGCGAAGTAGGTTGTTCTAATTCACCTGGCGCATCTGCACTCACAATTTCGGTCAATGAAACGTAATTCGGTACTTGCTTCACAGTTGTTCTGTTACTGGACTCAAACAAAATATTAGTTTTAATGTTTTTTCGTCCTAAAGTATCAATAGAAGTTGGAAATTCGAATTTTACAGGATTGATGTTTTTAGTAATTGGATTTTTATTTTCAGAAATCCCTAAAGGAAAATAAGGCCACAGAAAACTGCTGTATTGCGGGTTTCCGGCAACTTCACCCGAGACAATTCTAATTAACGCACTTTTTTGCATATCCTTTACCAAACCAGCGTTCAGACGAATTCCGTAATTGAAAAAGAAGTCAGTTAAATTTAAGTCCTGTGGGTAGGCCATGATTTTTTTTGACTGAAAAAGCGTATCCATTTCCGCATTTACTGCATCGACCATCCACAGCGTTTTTCCTCCATTCATGATATATTGGTCAATGATGACCTTTTCATTCTCTGTAAAAGGTTTCCTTGGTTTTGCGATGACTAATGCATCCATTTTAGTTAATAATGGAACATCAGCATAAGTTAATTCCGTTTGGTTTTGAGGAATTACGGGTCCTGCATTATAATTTTCGGAAGCTATTTTCATGAATCCTTCAAATTCCTGCGGACGGAGTTCATCTTGATTAATTAAAACCCCGATGTTTTTTTTACGAATTTGAGTGCTGTTTTTGATATTTGAAACCAAATTATATTCTAAGTTTTCAATGGATCTATTCAGTTGTTCAGATGCGTCTATTCCCGTTTGGTTGATGATTAAAGGAACTGATGTACCGTGGCGGTTATATTTAATTGTCGCATAGGGGAAAATAACAATTTCAGATATTTTACCTTCTTTCATGTCAGGTAAAATTGAAGGTTCCAGTCCCATGGCCGCCAAAGTATCTTTTGACATCTTTGTTTTAATGGGATCAATAAACCGGTAATCAATTTTCGAATTTACTTTTCGAAACTCTTCCAGCATAAATCTTGTTTCGTTTTGTAACTGACGGAAACTGGCAGGGAAATCTCCCTCTAAATATACGTCGACCATCAATGGTTTCTTCACAGATTCCAAAACTTTGATCGTACTTTCGGATAGCGTGTATCTTTTCTCCTGTGTTAAATCAAAACGTTTGGAGAACATCCCAAATACACCCAAAAATAATCCAAGGACAAGAATAATATAAATACTATTTTTTTTATTCATTTTTTAACAGCAATAAAAGTTGTTTACTTTTTTTTAGTGACAAAAGCTTTCGCAATAAATAGACAGGTGATTATAACTGCAATAAAATAGAAAACATCTCTGGTGTCTATTAAACCTCTCGTAAAAGAAAGAAAATGCTGATAAAATCCAAGCTTCGAAAGAAGATAATCAACACTGCCTAACAATTTGTAACTGGCTA comes from the Chryseobacterium sp. SNU WT5 genome and includes:
- the gldG gene encoding gliding motility-associated ABC transporter substrate-binding protein GldG translates to MNKKNSIYIILVLGLFLGVFGMFSKRFDLTQEKRYTLSESTIKVLESVKKPLMVDVYLEGDFPASFRQLQNETRFMLEEFRKVNSKIDYRFIDPIKTKMSKDTLAAMGLEPSILPDMKEGKISEIVIFPYATIKYNRHGTSVPLIINQTGIDASEQLNRSIENLEYNLVSNIKNSTQIRKKNIGVLINQDELRPQEFEGFMKIASENYNAGPVIPQNQTELTYADVPLLTKMDALVIAKPRKPFTENEKVIIDQYIMNGGKTLWMVDAVNAEMDTLFQSKKIMAYPQDLNLTDFFFNYGIRLNAGLVKDMQKSALIRIVSGEVAGNPQYSSFLWPYFPLGISENKNPITKNINPVKFEFPTSIDTLGRKNIKTNILFESSNRTTVKQVPNYVSLTEIVSADAPGELEQPTSPKIFAVSLEGKFNSAYVARSERKMYPQFKAQSANNRMIVIADGDVGRNQIYKGKALPLGEDLLTKQAYGNEQFLRNALDYLLDDSNLMELRNRNIEARLLDRQRIDDEKSNWQWFNLLFPLLIIGLLGGIFYWWRKKKFQ
- a CDS encoding M1 family aminopeptidase, which translates into the protein MKKIYVLLMLSVLTQVFAQNEEAERKSMINNESRQYAKMIDFNVNPNTLNYDLKYQRLDLDLDPAQHFVSGTVTSHFIPNANLSRMYFDFSNVLVVSEVIYQGSKLSFEQLPSKELKIDFSSTLTAATLDSLSIKYSGSPDTSGSAGDAFTVSTQGGTPVLFTLSEPYGAQEWFPTKQSMNDKIDKVDIKITTPSQYNVASNGKLFSETILPGNKKLTFWQTNYPISAYLVALGITNYTKFNDTMGTPPFPFVNYVYPSTAANSATMATINWTKDIMDVFEQYFGAYPYRNEKYGHMQFGWGGGMEHSTMSSMGGFSKSLIAHELAHQWFGDKVTTGSWNDIWLNEGFSTFGAHLANEKLLMTNTQFMSFLSNEITLVTSNAGGSVYVSDANLGNTNAIFSSRLSYSKGGYVVRMLKWILGDAAFYQAVKEYHSRPNLAYSYVTTNDLKNSLLLSTGKDFTEFFNDWIYGEGYPTYQIKWNQTPDKILRFNIGQTQSHSSVNFYEMPLPIKVTGTNNEIAYLVLDHTTNNQVFAKPLTFNVASIQFNYENQILTKNANVVKDPSILSTGDVAKNTFKIYPNPVKEQLSVNGINKDEPFEIFSVDGKMVKSGLLSVKKSINVNSLPKGVYFLKITERNLKFIKE
- the dacB gene encoding D-alanyl-D-alanine carboxypeptidase/D-alanyl-D-alanine-endopeptidase, whose translation is MINIKKILVSSAIAVSSFAFSQGTYVSSNYPQSYESQNSNKYSESSEKLLSAKELLDINLNAMVNDPVLRNANWGFVVYDPKTKKIISSYNEQASLIPASTTKLLTTETAMNLLGERFKWITQLEYSGNIDHDGNLEGNLYIVGSGDPSLGTNKAGAYSYREIVSDFVTAIAEKGIKKIKGDIIIQTGVFKANKSQRLPENIVWLENGNYYLPAGTTYEINPQNEKLIAKKSNPFSESKNYYYISPYVNQMVYADEFKGGYLTTKLPDAPSYLANTLRATMIKSGLPISGKVVTKLTEVQPEPREFITSYQSPALSEIIMYTNQHSDNALAEATLRMVGFQKYGDQTIEAGRNAVMNHLKTASFETDGLNYYDGSGLSRNNVVTPIAQAKFLSNLMQEKYFNSFFESLPIGGQTGTLKRMFNTTGYGQINAKTGTLNKVKTLAGYMKTNSGKTLVFSLLINNYAGSVDMVKARMERILEPALNL
- a CDS encoding glycine C-acetyltransferase, with amino-acid sequence MISTKYLENLQNELQNIKNDGLYKTERIITSQQSAVIEANGKTLLNFCANNYLGLSNNKEVMKASQDMIESHGYGMSSVRFICGTQDIHKDLEAKISKFLGLEDTILYAACFDANGGVFEPLFTDQDAIISDELNHASIIDGVRLCKAARYRYKNNNMADLEEQLIEASKKDHRFKIIVTDGVFSMDGIVADLKGVCDLADKYDCLVMVDDSHATGFIGKTGRGTHEANEVMGRVDIITSTLGKALGGALGGFTSGKKEIIDMLRQRSRPYLFSNSLAPGIVGAAIKVLDMISDDTSLRDQVMQNAEYFRKEMKAKGFDIPDGDAAIVPVMLYDAPLAQKMAEHLMDEGIYVIGFFFPVVPKGKARIRVQLSAAHTKEQLDKAIAAFEKVGKDLGVI
- a CDS encoding DUF4268 domain-containing protein — translated: MFSKQEAQQIRKEFWIAFGKSFPRKWILYNTKIKDFSFKFNADPKKAEVSLDIEMTDELYRNAYFDKIWSLESILEEEIGAVQKDEFYTLDNGKVISRFWVTKENVSVYNKSTWSDIFAFFIEKMEGFERVFYEYEDFIKDV